A genomic window from Gemmatimonadaceae bacterium includes:
- a CDS encoding MCE family protein: MSKRKNDWLVGLVVLLTMIVLIAGTMYLQQADFGKRTTVSARFRDVGNMQVGNSVVIRGVSAGRIERISLVAGNWVQAEMRLNEGIQMPDDPVVLIQAATLFGEWQAVITRRAAVPAVREVLLQLDDTIGAPPATLPGAVLPDIAQLTSVAGGIAGNVASVAERVRVAFDDSAAREIRSTIRNFNTMSTQLTQTVRTQSRNLDSVAANVQVGARELSAGMLAFQRSISRLDSATSRGEVERIISETQQAAVNLRGVSERLAVMSMSLERSEASLRGALGKADTLLGRIERGEGSIGLLVNDPSLYRNTDSLVVDLRTLIADFRRNPKRYINLSIF; encoded by the coding sequence ATGAGCAAGCGGAAGAACGACTGGCTGGTGGGACTCGTCGTGCTCCTGACGATGATCGTCCTCATCGCCGGCACGATGTACCTCCAGCAGGCCGACTTCGGGAAGCGCACGACGGTGAGCGCACGCTTCCGCGACGTCGGCAATATGCAGGTCGGCAACAGCGTGGTGATCCGCGGCGTGAGCGCGGGCCGCATCGAGCGCATCTCGCTCGTCGCGGGCAACTGGGTGCAGGCCGAGATGAGGCTCAACGAAGGCATCCAGATGCCGGACGACCCGGTCGTGCTCATCCAGGCGGCCACGCTGTTCGGCGAGTGGCAGGCGGTCATCACGCGGCGCGCGGCGGTGCCAGCCGTGCGCGAAGTCTTGCTGCAGCTCGACGACACGATCGGTGCGCCGCCGGCCACGCTGCCGGGCGCCGTGCTGCCGGACATCGCGCAGCTCACCTCGGTGGCAGGCGGCATCGCCGGCAACGTCGCGTCGGTGGCCGAGCGCGTGCGTGTGGCCTTCGACGACAGCGCCGCCCGCGAGATCCGCAGCACGATCCGCAACTTCAACACGATGTCTACGCAGCTGACCCAGACGGTACGCACGCAATCGCGCAACCTGGACTCGGTGGCGGCCAACGTGCAGGTCGGTGCGCGCGAGCTCTCGGCGGGGATGCTGGCCTTCCAGCGCAGCATCTCGCGGCTGGACTCCGCGACGTCGCGCGGCGAAGTCGAGCGCATCATCAGCGAGACCCAGCAGGCCGCCGTGAACCTGCGCGGCGTCAGCGAACGCCTCGCCGTGATGTCGATGTCGCTCGAGCGCTCCGAAGCCTCGCTGCGCGGGGCCTTGGGCAAGGCCGACACCCTGCTCGGCCGCATCGAGCGCGGCGAAGGCTCCATCGGCCTGCTGGTCAACGATCCCTCGCTCTATCGCAATACCGACTCCTTGGTCGTGGACCTGCGCACGCTGATCGCCGACTTCCGGCGCAACCCCAAGCGCTACATCAACCTCAGCATCTTCTAG
- a CDS encoding ABC transporter permease yields MLETIGRGLRMGLGTIGTASRLTAESARALRDVKTWGANFGQQAKQLGVDSLPIGMLIAGFTGIVLALLASYSFTGAVPRYLVGTLVQKTIMMELAPVLTGLALAGRVGANIAAEIGTMRVTEQVDALETLGYDPVAYLVVPRVLAGILMFPVVVGAAMAVGMVAGWMSSLLLLGLSTPEFLKGVRLFFDVFDVRYGLVKAASFGFAVTILASAAGLRTRGGAQGVGGAATKAVVQSCVMILVLDAFWAMVWLLGRAQ; encoded by the coding sequence GTGTTAGAGACTATCGGCCGAGGCCTCCGGATGGGGCTGGGAACGATCGGGACGGCGAGCCGACTGACGGCGGAGTCGGCCCGCGCGCTTCGCGACGTCAAGACCTGGGGCGCCAACTTCGGCCAGCAGGCCAAGCAGCTCGGCGTCGATTCCCTGCCCATCGGGATGCTCATCGCGGGCTTCACGGGCATCGTGCTCGCGTTGCTCGCGAGCTACAGCTTCACCGGCGCGGTGCCGCGCTACCTCGTCGGCACGTTGGTGCAGAAGACCATAATGATGGAGCTCGCGCCGGTGCTCACGGGCCTGGCGCTGGCGGGTCGGGTCGGTGCCAACATCGCCGCCGAGATCGGCACGATGCGCGTCACCGAGCAAGTCGATGCGCTGGAGACGCTCGGGTATGACCCGGTGGCGTACCTCGTCGTCCCCCGGGTACTGGCCGGCATCCTGATGTTCCCGGTGGTGGTGGGGGCGGCGATGGCGGTCGGGATGGTCGCGGGATGGATGTCGTCGTTGCTGTTGCTGGGCCTTTCGACGCCCGAGTTCCTGAAGGGCGTGCGATTGTTCTTCGATGTCTTCGATGTGCGCTACGGACTCGTCAAGGCGGCGAGCTTCGGGTTTGCGGTGACGATCCTGGCGAGTGCGGCGGGCCTGCGCACGCGCGGGGGCGCGCAGGGCGTGGGCGGGGCGGCGACGAAGGCGGTGGTGCAGTCCTGCGTGATGATCTTGGTCCTCGACGCGTTCTGGGCGATGGTGTGGCTTCTGGGGAGAGCGCAATGA
- a CDS encoding MFS transporter, with amino-acid sequence MVTAFVDMVGLLMVLPLLPFYAQRFVGHGPFWSALNAVGMGGEGTVIAILVSSFAIAQLASAPLWGRVSDRYGRRPALLIGLASSGVAYIVFAFAGSLELLLLSRIVQGAGGGTVGVIQAYVADATEPKDRAKALGWLSAATNAGVALGPAIGSFAARIGTEWPGLVAAMITLVNVGFAWKYLTESNEHAGVKTADRPKISGSRETLLRVTTHPGLPASRLIWIYAIGMGAFHGMNAILALFLNAQFGIDATNIGWVFVYIGVLSVFTRAVLLGPLVDRFREPRLARYGGTLLALGMAALPFTTNYPTLALAILLVPLGTAFTFPCVTGMLSQVIPNHERGLYMGVQQTFGGITRVIGPLWAGFAFDYLGKGVPFWTGAGLAAFTVFLGIGIEKHIPGHQRVAA; translated from the coding sequence ATGGTCACGGCGTTCGTGGATATGGTGGGGCTCCTGATGGTGCTCCCCCTGCTCCCGTTCTACGCGCAGCGCTTCGTCGGCCACGGACCGTTCTGGAGCGCGCTGAACGCCGTCGGGATGGGTGGCGAAGGCACTGTCATCGCGATCTTGGTCTCGAGCTTCGCGATCGCGCAGTTGGCCAGCGCACCGCTGTGGGGCCGCGTCTCCGACCGCTACGGTCGCCGCCCCGCCCTGCTGATTGGCCTCGCGAGCTCGGGAGTGGCGTACATCGTCTTCGCCTTCGCCGGCTCGCTCGAGTTGCTGCTGCTCTCGCGCATCGTGCAGGGCGCCGGCGGCGGCACCGTCGGCGTGATTCAAGCCTACGTGGCCGACGCGACCGAGCCCAAGGACCGCGCCAAGGCGCTGGGCTGGCTCTCGGCGGCGACCAACGCCGGCGTGGCCCTGGGTCCGGCGATCGGCTCGTTCGCGGCGCGCATCGGCACCGAATGGCCCGGCCTCGTGGCGGCGATGATCACGCTCGTGAACGTCGGCTTCGCGTGGAAGTACCTCACCGAGAGCAACGAGCACGCCGGCGTGAAGACGGCGGACCGGCCGAAGATTTCCGGCTCGCGCGAGACGCTGCTGCGCGTCACGACGCATCCGGGCCTGCCGGCGAGCCGCCTGATCTGGATCTACGCCATCGGGATGGGCGCCTTCCACGGGATGAACGCCATCCTGGCGCTGTTCCTCAATGCGCAGTTCGGCATCGACGCGACCAACATCGGCTGGGTGTTCGTGTATATCGGCGTACTCTCGGTGTTCACGCGCGCGGTGCTGCTCGGCCCCTTGGTGGACCGCTTCCGCGAGCCGCGCCTGGCGCGCTACGGCGGCACGCTGCTGGCGCTGGGGATGGCGGCACTGCCGTTCACGACCAACTACCCGACGCTGGCCTTGGCGATCCTGCTCGTGCCGCTCGGCACGGCGTTCACGTTCCCCTGTGTGACCGGGATGCTCTCGCAGGTGATCCCCAACCACGAGCGCGGGCTGTATATGGGCGTGCAGCAGACCTTCGGCGGCATCACGCGCGTGATCGGTCCGCTGTGGGCGGGCTTCGCGTTCGATTACCTCGGGAAGGGTGTGCCGTTCTGGACCGGCGCGGGGCTCGCGGCGTTCACCGTATTCCTCGGTATCGGGATAGAGAAGCATATCCCGGGGCATCAGCGGGTGGCGGCTTAA
- a CDS encoding NAD(P)/FAD-dependent oxidoreductase, whose product MSAGKPKTRVVIIGGGFGGLSAARALAKRRDLEILLIDRTNHHLFQPLLYQVATTALAPSDITAPIRWILRDQRNVTTLLGTVETIERRNRAIRVKGEPDPIHYDYLIVAPGTRHSYFGNDGWERWAPGLKSVEDARRIRKRFLLAFERAEWEEDEAARRALLTFAIVGGGPTGVELAGVLPEMCRVAFRPDFRRIDTSLVRVLLLEGGPRILPAFPERLSERAARDLTKLGVEVRVNTLVTDITEQGVSIGDEFIPTQSVFWAAGNAASPLAKALEAPLDRVGRVLVDQSLSLPDDPRVFVIGDAAAVKQPDGRWVPGVAPAANQMGKWAARNVLRHLEGQAAEPFGYFNKGDLATIGRHKAVASFFDGKLQFRGYLAWFLWLFVHIAYLVGFRNRISVLLQWAYNYIFFERGVRLITETEDASMSRHPATQGRTGEFHARAGS is encoded by the coding sequence ATGAGCGCGGGCAAGCCGAAGACCCGCGTGGTCATCATCGGGGGTGGTTTCGGCGGCCTCAGCGCGGCGCGTGCGCTGGCCAAACGCCGCGACCTCGAGATCCTGCTGATCGATCGCACCAACCATCACCTGTTCCAGCCGCTGCTCTACCAAGTGGCAACGACGGCGCTGGCGCCCAGCGACATCACCGCGCCGATCCGCTGGATCCTGCGCGACCAGCGCAACGTCACGACATTGCTCGGCACGGTGGAGACGATCGAGCGCCGCAACCGCGCCATCCGCGTGAAGGGCGAGCCTGACCCGATCCACTATGACTACTTGATCGTCGCGCCGGGCACGCGGCATTCGTACTTCGGCAACGACGGATGGGAGCGCTGGGCCCCGGGCCTCAAGAGCGTCGAGGACGCGCGCCGCATCCGCAAGCGCTTCCTGCTGGCCTTCGAGCGCGCCGAGTGGGAGGAGGACGAAGCGGCGCGGCGGGCGTTGCTGACGTTCGCGATCGTTGGCGGCGGTCCGACCGGCGTGGAACTGGCCGGCGTGCTGCCGGAGATGTGCCGCGTGGCGTTCCGGCCGGACTTCCGGCGCATCGACACCTCGCTGGTGCGCGTGCTGCTGCTCGAGGGTGGCCCGCGCATCCTGCCCGCGTTTCCCGAACGGCTCTCCGAACGGGCCGCACGCGACCTCACGAAGCTCGGCGTCGAGGTGCGCGTGAACACCTTGGTCACCGACATCACCGAACAGGGCGTGAGCATCGGTGACGAGTTCATCCCGACGCAGTCGGTGTTCTGGGCCGCGGGCAACGCCGCCTCGCCGTTGGCGAAGGCCCTGGAGGCACCGCTGGATCGCGTGGGCCGCGTGCTGGTGGACCAGTCGCTGTCGCTGCCGGACGATCCGCGTGTGTTCGTGATCGGTGACGCGGCGGCGGTGAAGCAGCCGGACGGACGCTGGGTGCCCGGCGTGGCGCCGGCGGCCAACCAGATGGGCAAGTGGGCGGCGCGGAATGTGCTGCGACACCTCGAGGGGCAGGCGGCCGAGCCGTTCGGCTACTTCAACAAGGGCGACCTCGCGACCATCGGGCGCCACAAGGCGGTGGCGAGCTTCTTCGATGGCAAGCTGCAGTTCCGGGGCTACCTCGCGTGGTTCCTGTGGCTCTTCGTGCACATCGCCTACCTCGTCGGCTTCCGCAATCGCATCAGCGTGCTGCTGCAGTGGGCGTACAACTACATCTTCTTCGAACGCGGGGTGCGGTTGATCACCGAGACCGAGGATGCGTCGATGTCACGGCACCCGGCGACGCAGGGGCGCACCGGGGAGTTCCACGCGCGGGCTGGGTCCTAA